The proteins below come from a single Roseofilum reptotaenium CS-1145 genomic window:
- a CDS encoding SDR family NAD(P)-dependent oxidoreductase, producing the protein MKRPSGNLWIDTFFPRKSTKMVPDRNLTGKTVVFTGGTDGMGRIALERLASMGADIHLVARNPQKITQVVSEVRAKGYSGALSTVACDLSVLDNVRQAAAEILKKCEQIDLLINCAGGNITERRLSSEGYELNFVVNYLSPFLLTELLLERVQSTPKARIINLTSATQQYGHLDLEDLHREKKWSIFSTYAQAKLCMIMHAEDVAKRLQGSDVTINCLNPGYIQSNLGRNLKGFERLFTNLFGRLAAPVWVGGERIVAVALDERYDGVSGKFIYEDTFMMPNPETRETEKVQQILNLSFEMTGLTRPQG; encoded by the coding sequence ATGAAACGCCCCTCTGGAAATCTTTGGATTGATACATTCTTCCCGCGAAAATCGACCAAGATGGTTCCCGATCGAAACCTGACAGGTAAAACCGTTGTCTTCACTGGTGGCACGGATGGTATGGGGCGCATTGCCCTTGAGCGCCTCGCCTCTATGGGAGCGGACATTCACCTAGTAGCGCGAAACCCGCAGAAGATCACGCAGGTTGTTTCGGAAGTCAGGGCCAAGGGATATTCTGGTGCGCTTTCTACTGTCGCGTGCGATCTGAGTGTGCTGGATAATGTGCGTCAGGCTGCGGCAGAGATCCTGAAGAAATGTGAGCAGATCGATCTGCTGATAAACTGTGCTGGCGGCAACATCACAGAGAGACGACTATCCTCCGAGGGCTATGAGCTAAACTTTGTTGTCAATTATCTCAGCCCGTTCCTGCTAACAGAACTTCTTCTGGAGCGGGTGCAATCCACCCCTAAAGCTCGAATCATCAACCTGACCTCAGCGACTCAGCAATATGGCCACCTCGATCTAGAGGATCTCCACCGCGAAAAGAAATGGTCTATTTTCTCGACTTATGCACAAGCAAAGCTCTGTATGATAATGCACGCCGAAGATGTCGCCAAACGCTTGCAAGGTAGTGATGTAACCATCAACTGTCTGAACCCCGGATACATCCAGAGCAATCTGGGTCGGAACCTGAAAGGTTTTGAGCGATTGTTCACCAATCTTTTTGGTCGCCTGGCCGCACCTGTTTGGGTTGGTGGTGAACGCATCGTGGCTGTGGCTCTGGATGAGAGATACGATGGTGTATCCGGAAAATTCATCTATGAAGACACCTTCATGATGCCAAACCCTGAAACCCGTGAAACCGAGAAAGTCCAACAAATCCTGAACCTGTCCTTTGAAATGACAGGTCTCACCCGACCACAGGGGTAG
- a CDS encoding MEKHLA domain-containing protein — MDFPWQEQIVIDQTQLILNSYQHWLGSPLLNMNQAPIDLAQQLFEAPFVVLSHGTEADPIFNYGNRQSLKLWELSWNELRQTPSRYTAESIAQEERTRILTETATKGYVTSYCGVRISSTGKRFLIKNGVIWNLLDQQQNYQGQAAMFSDYHFL, encoded by the coding sequence ATGGACTTTCCTTGGCAAGAACAAATCGTTATTGATCAGACTCAACTGATTCTTAACAGTTATCAGCACTGGCTCGGTTCTCCTTTGTTGAATATGAATCAAGCACCGATAGACCTGGCACAACAGTTATTTGAAGCTCCCTTTGTTGTTCTTTCCCATGGTACGGAAGCCGATCCAATTTTTAATTATGGTAATCGTCAAAGTTTAAAGTTATGGGAATTAAGCTGGAATGAGTTAAGACAAACACCGTCTCGCTATACGGCGGAATCTATAGCTCAAGAGGAGCGAACTCGCATACTCACTGAAACGGCTACTAAAGGGTATGTAACGAGTTATTGTGGAGTGCGAATATCAAGTACAGGGAAGCGCTTTTTGATTAAAAATGGAGTGATTTGGAATCTTCTAGATCAACAACAGAACTATCAAGGACAAGCAGCTATGTTTTCTGACTATCATTTTCTGTAG
- a CDS encoding ion channel produces MINKPQKKRILKQLRKKTGKVNFIQLIEHYPHWSDLYHGLLSMDWVQFFGLIFILYLIANILFAFAYLVGGNGIANAQPGSFADAFFFSVQTLTTIGYGAFYPTTLYTHIIVTIEALFGLLGFAVATGLLFARFSKPTARVLFSEVAVITPYNGVPTLMFRMANQRSHWIVEAQVRVSVLLPQEITPEGHSLRRIVDINLVRSENPFLVLSWMIMHPIDEHSPFYHYGFTPEKIQEWQPEVIISLTGLDETVSQSIHSRYWYHPEDIRCNVAFVNVVSMDKKGTRCIDYTHFHDVEPLGNGGMGG; encoded by the coding sequence ATGATCAATAAACCCCAGAAAAAACGGATCTTAAAGCAGTTAAGGAAAAAAACAGGCAAAGTCAATTTCATTCAACTGATAGAACATTATCCCCATTGGAGTGATTTATATCATGGGTTGCTATCCATGGATTGGGTGCAGTTTTTTGGGTTGATTTTTATTTTATATTTGATCGCCAATATCCTATTTGCTTTTGCCTATTTAGTCGGAGGCAATGGTATTGCTAATGCCCAACCGGGTTCCTTTGCTGATGCCTTTTTTTTTAGTGTCCAAACCTTGACAACTATTGGTTATGGTGCATTTTATCCAACGACGTTATACACTCATATTATCGTTACCATTGAAGCCTTATTTGGCTTATTAGGATTTGCGGTAGCTACGGGGTTATTGTTTGCCCGATTTTCTAAACCAACCGCACGGGTTTTGTTTAGCGAAGTAGCGGTGATTACCCCTTATAATGGAGTCCCAACTTTAATGTTTCGGATGGCGAATCAACGCAGCCATTGGATTGTAGAAGCACAAGTCAGAGTGAGTGTTTTATTGCCCCAAGAAATAACTCCAGAAGGTCATAGCTTACGGCGAATTGTAGATATTAATTTAGTGAGATCGGAAAATCCGTTCTTGGTACTCAGTTGGATGATTATGCATCCGATTGATGAACACAGCCCATTTTACCATTATGGGTTTACGCCAGAGAAGATTCAGGAGTGGCAACCAGAAGTGATTATTTCCCTCACTGGATTAGATGAAACTGTCTCCCAAAGTATCCATTCCCGTTATTGGTATCATCCCGAGGATATCCGATGTAATGTGGCGTTTGTGAATGTGGTTTCAATGGATAAAAAAGGAACACGCTGTATTGATTATACCCATTTTCATGATGTGGAACCCTTAGGAAATGGGGGCATGGGGGGATAG
- a CDS encoding proton extrusion protein PcxA encodes MAKGSPWQKFQSSFRFLNRWFWQTPDRALDDAYEAVLKIQAIEEEYFGGQKIVIDSQQYNNTVQSYFKRELANNLNTARIRLSEFNTSRLFVNSSSRKLANSLWQSNAINLDKNPIEDSQLTLEKLNTIDQILSRYNAQGNNSPIPSNSQAVIPVDPSQSLTVPNPQSRKPNPSKNIPPPRPTVEEITNAETISDQSSFLPRTILGTFKRVQKELDPKTEEELLNRFRISKFKTIISLRFILLAFLIPLLTQQIASNFIVGPIVDKFKEREQVSVFLNEDMEAEAFMELEKFESKLKFEMLIGDLPELSPEQIKKELHHKAEEIQEEFRTASSDAVKNIFSDFFAFVAFGWVIYTSKREITVLKSFMDDLVYGLSDSAKAFIIILFTDMFVGFHSPHGWEVILEGLSRHFGLPESREFIFLFIATFPVILDTVFKYWIFRYLNRISPSSVATYKEMNE; translated from the coding sequence ATGGCTAAAGGCTCTCCCTGGCAAAAATTCCAATCTTCCTTTCGCTTTCTCAACCGCTGGTTCTGGCAAACCCCCGATCGCGCCTTAGATGATGCCTACGAAGCTGTGCTGAAAATTCAGGCGATCGAAGAGGAATACTTTGGGGGACAGAAGATTGTTATTGATTCCCAACAATATAATAACACAGTTCAGTCCTATTTTAAGCGCGAATTAGCCAATAACTTAAACACCGCTCGCATTCGTTTATCCGAATTCAATACCAGCCGATTATTCGTTAATTCTTCCTCTCGGAAATTAGCTAATAGTCTCTGGCAATCTAACGCCATAAATCTCGACAAAAATCCCATTGAAGACTCCCAACTTACCCTAGAAAAACTCAACACCATCGATCAAATCTTAAGTCGATATAATGCTCAAGGGAACAATAGCCCAATCCCCTCCAATTCTCAAGCGGTTATTCCCGTCGATCCATCTCAATCCTTAACCGTACCCAACCCCCAATCTCGCAAACCTAATCCATCCAAAAACATCCCACCACCAAGACCTACCGTCGAAGAAATCACCAACGCTGAAACCATTTCCGATCAATCCAGTTTTCTGCCCCGTACCATTTTAGGAACCTTCAAACGAGTCCAAAAAGAACTCGATCCCAAAACCGAAGAAGAATTACTGAATCGATTTCGGATTTCAAAATTTAAAACCATTATTTCCCTGCGCTTTATTTTACTGGCTTTCCTGATTCCCCTGCTCACCCAACAAATTGCCAGTAACTTCATTGTCGGTCCCATTGTTGATAAATTCAAAGAACGCGAACAGGTTTCAGTTTTCCTCAATGAAGATATGGAGGCAGAAGCCTTCATGGAATTAGAGAAATTTGAAAGCAAGCTTAAATTTGAAATGCTCATTGGCGATCTTCCTGAACTCAGCCCAGAGCAAATTAAAAAAGAACTGCATCATAAGGCAGAAGAAATTCAAGAAGAGTTTAGAACCGCAAGCTCAGATGCAGTGAAAAACATCTTTTCTGATTTTTTTGCCTTTGTTGCTTTTGGCTGGGTGATTTATACCAGCAAGCGAGAAATCACTGTTCTCAAATCCTTCATGGATGACTTAGTTTATGGCTTAAGTGATAGTGCCAAAGCCTTCATTATTATCCTCTTTACGGATATGTTCGTTGGGTTCCACTCTCCCCATGGTTGGGAAGTCATTCTCGAAGGTTTATCCCGGCATTTCGGACTTCCCGAAAGTCGAGAATTTATCTTCCTGTTTATCGCCACCTTTCCCGTTATCCTAGATACCGTCTTTAAGTATTGGATTTTCCGTTACCTGAACCGTATTTCCCCGTCTTCCGTTGCCACCTATAAAGAAATGAATGAATAA
- a CDS encoding recombinase family protein, giving the protein MVSYQMSSESCSVSLDSLWIVGPSRSGKTRRLVEYIGEQVWPQLDSDSTANRMILVFAATGDNRLDLDDRLTRLDPPRGGLLSQTTTPLGFCLNQVSLFWPQLMQQLEIESQFPMRLRPETEQEWASILWQDDLDSGALSLEGVSPVRLVRQLLDTWALAAASGVAIADIPLILEQGELGSLAKSPDIWHNIGVALEQWRTWCLTHGFLTYGLALDLYGQHLIGDRHYQTYLLQRYQSLCADDVDEYPAIMRYLFELFLDRDRTSLFTYNPDGGIRVGLNADPQYIAQIARRCHIEALGNRPNLGLAGTLDLDEIEQVINPLFAEPVQLPPEQIQSLSTISRSQLLRETAETIIDAIHNQHIPPQDIAIIAPGLDDIARYTLIHILNQADISLRPLNEQRPLIASPLIRALLTLLTLVYPGLGRLVNREAIAEMLIFLSHPLLGTAQPNQPPPYWIDPVRAGLIADHCYVPDPDHPHLLDIQVFDRWDRLGYRPSTAYNQIRTWIETQKEGRSQRLLTTPLIFLDRAITRFFLKHTLPYDQLAAIRELMETAHHYWQIHHRLHPNHSPLAQFIQLLRQGAIAANPYPVRPTGPKANSVTLATIFQYRSSRYTHRWHFWLDASSPLWLKGGAANLWAAPLFLQHRLGQPWTVEHTQEADEERLRRILLDLLTRVEERLYLCHSDLAVNGTEQTGPLFALVSASHELNDHESNQF; this is encoded by the coding sequence ATGGTATCTTATCAAATGTCTTCTGAGTCGTGTAGCGTGTCTTTAGATTCTCTTTGGATAGTGGGCCCGTCCCGCAGTGGTAAAACCCGTCGTCTGGTTGAGTATATCGGTGAGCAAGTCTGGCCGCAACTCGATTCTGACTCGACGGCCAACCGGATGATTTTGGTGTTTGCGGCAACGGGGGATAATCGTTTAGATTTGGACGATCGCCTCACCCGCTTAGACCCCCCTAGAGGTGGACTGTTAAGCCAAACCACCACCCCCCTAGGGTTCTGCCTCAATCAAGTGAGCTTATTTTGGCCCCAATTAATGCAGCAATTGGAGATAGAATCCCAATTCCCAATGCGCCTGCGTCCAGAAACGGAGCAAGAATGGGCAAGTATTCTCTGGCAAGACGATTTAGACAGTGGAGCCTTAAGTTTAGAAGGGGTATCCCCCGTGCGCTTGGTGCGGCAACTGTTGGATACTTGGGCCCTAGCGGCTGCCAGTGGTGTGGCGATCGCCGATATTCCCCTGATTCTCGAACAAGGAGAACTGGGAAGCCTGGCCAAAAGTCCCGATATTTGGCACAATATTGGCGTTGCCCTGGAGCAGTGGCGCACTTGGTGTTTAACCCATGGCTTTCTCACCTACGGACTGGCGCTCGATCTGTATGGACAACATCTGATTGGCGATCGCCATTACCAAACCTATCTCCTTCAACGCTATCAGAGTCTGTGCGCCGATGATGTCGATGAATATCCCGCCATCATGCGCTATCTATTTGAGCTATTTCTAGATCGAGACCGCACCAGTTTATTCACCTACAACCCAGATGGCGGTATTCGCGTCGGTCTCAATGCCGACCCCCAGTACATCGCCCAAATTGCCCGACGCTGCCACATTGAAGCTCTCGGAAATCGCCCTAACCTAGGACTGGCAGGAACACTCGACCTGGACGAAATCGAACAAGTCATTAACCCGCTATTTGCTGAACCTGTTCAGCTTCCTCCAGAACAGATCCAATCTCTCTCTACCATCTCGCGATCGCAACTTTTACGGGAAACGGCCGAAACCATCATTGATGCCATTCACAACCAGCACATCCCCCCCCAAGACATCGCCATCATCGCCCCAGGATTAGATGATATTGCCCGCTATACCCTAATTCACATCCTCAACCAAGCCGATATTTCCCTGCGTCCGCTTAACGAACAGCGCCCCCTGATCGCCTCCCCCCTGATCCGCGCTCTGCTCACCCTACTGACCTTGGTGTATCCAGGCTTGGGGCGACTGGTAAACCGAGAGGCGATCGCTGAAATGCTCATCTTTCTCAGCCATCCCCTGCTCGGAACCGCCCAACCCAACCAACCTCCTCCCTACTGGATCGACCCCGTGCGAGCCGGTCTGATCGCCGATCACTGCTACGTTCCCGATCCCGATCATCCCCACCTGCTCGACATCCAAGTTTTTGACCGATGGGATCGTCTAGGCTATCGTCCCAGCACCGCCTACAACCAAATCCGAACCTGGATCGAAACCCAAAAAGAAGGACGCTCCCAACGCCTGCTGACCACTCCCCTGATTTTCCTCGATCGCGCCATTACCCGGTTTTTCCTCAAGCATACCCTGCCCTACGACCAATTGGCCGCTATCCGCGAACTGATGGAAACCGCCCATCATTACTGGCAGATCCATCATCGCTTGCATCCCAACCACTCTCCCCTAGCACAATTTATCCAACTGCTGCGCCAAGGGGCGATCGCTGCGAACCCCTACCCTGTCAGACCCACCGGCCCCAAAGCCAACAGCGTCACCCTAGCCACCATTTTCCAATACCGTTCCAGTCGCTACACTCACCGATGGCACTTTTGGCTTGATGCCAGCTCTCCCCTCTGGCTTAAAGGTGGAGCCGCTAATTTATGGGCCGCTCCCCTCTTTTTGCAGCACCGTTTAGGCCAACCTTGGACAGTCGAACATACCCAAGAAGCGGATGAAGAACGACTCAGACGCATCCTACTCGATTTACTCACTCGCGTGGAAGAGCGTCTGTATCTATGCCATAGCGATCTAGCCGTCAATGGTACAGAACAAACAGGGCCCTTGTTTGCTTTAGTGAGCGCCAGCCATGAGTTGAACGATCATGAATCCAATCAATTCTGA
- a CDS encoding Uma2 family endonuclease, whose protein sequence is MVQELLSQSQIDARLYPESDGKPMADNTVQFRLITTIVGGLSALFQERDDVFVVGDLLWYPRKAGTLTVVEQSLPFSQAPDIMVVFGVENKDRGSYKQWEEGNIVPQVAMEIVSPSNSKGEMEDKFRFYDYYGVEEYYVYNPQRNQLQGWLRRGGFLTEIPQMEGWTSPLLGVSFSTLSPELQVFAPSGEVFGTYEEMVVERDRQRERADGAELERDRQRQETERQQQRADSAESDLQQLREKLRQLNIDPDSLL, encoded by the coding sequence ATGGTACAAGAATTGCTTTCTCAATCGCAAATTGACGCTCGACTCTACCCAGAAAGTGATGGCAAACCAATGGCCGATAATACAGTTCAATTTCGTTTAATTACCACCATTGTAGGAGGATTGTCGGCTCTGTTTCAAGAGCGAGACGATGTATTTGTTGTTGGGGATTTGTTGTGGTATCCCAGAAAGGCGGGAACGTTAACGGTAGTCGAACAAAGTTTACCGTTCAGCCAAGCCCCGGATATCATGGTGGTTTTCGGAGTAGAGAACAAAGATAGAGGTTCTTATAAGCAATGGGAAGAAGGAAATATAGTGCCTCAAGTGGCGATGGAGATCGTATCGCCGAGTAATAGTAAAGGAGAAATGGAGGATAAGTTTCGGTTTTACGATTACTATGGCGTGGAAGAATATTATGTCTATAATCCGCAACGGAATCAACTGCAAGGATGGTTGAGACGTGGGGGTTTCTTAACAGAAATTCCTCAAATGGAGGGTTGGACAAGCCCTTTATTGGGAGTGAGTTTTAGTACCTTGTCGCCAGAGTTGCAGGTGTTTGCGCCGAGTGGAGAGGTGTTTGGAACTTATGAGGAGATGGTGGTTGAGCGCGATCGCCAACGAGAAAGAGCAGATGGTGCGGAATTGGAGCGCGATCGCCAACGTCAGGAAACGGAACGCCAACAGCAAAGAGCAGATAGTGCGGAATCCGATCTACAACAGCTACGGGAGAAACTGCGACAGTTGAATATCGATCCCGATTCTCTGTTGTAG
- a CDS encoding type II toxin-antitoxin system VapC family toxin → MVIDPSAILAIMYAEPEESTFLDLIASNEICLLSAPGYVELSIVLGTRYGEEGREYLDRLLQELKCDRTT, encoded by the coding sequence GTGGTTATCGATCCCTCTGCTATCTTAGCCATTATGTATGCCGAACCCGAAGAGTCAACATTCCTAGACCTAATTGCCAGTAACGAAATTTGTCTGCTTTCGGCTCCCGGATATGTTGAGCTTTCAATTGTCTTAGGGACGCGATATGGTGAAGAAGGTAGAGAATATTTGGACAGATTACTCCAAGAATTAAAGTGCGATCGCACCACTTAG
- a CDS encoding RHS repeat domain-containing protein — translation METVYGDTVELDIFLDEMELADGYQPQEYTLDAIDWTKVLYPVEMPLRVVGLDAPRTSTEYSKDGRVLADIDELGNRTQYEYNPLGQLIKVTYPEVEGNSSSVSYEYDSAGRRIKETDALGNTVEYKYDKLGRAIEVIFEDESSNQTTFDSLGRRTQSIDQEGIITEYEYDKLGRLSAVVQKVSETEIGTRYDYNELGQLVAATDAKGRVTQYEYDDAGRRVAVVLPGGERASTTYNELGNIASYTDFNGETTQYEYDAENRLEKKDLEDDIDVEYTYTEEGQVATIKDSRGTTEFEYDELGYLLWRKDPDGKVISYEYDDIGNIIKVETPASVVEYEYDSWNRLQKVVEGTEETSYRYDEVGNLIETIFPNGTVETREYDELYRLTNVRVVDSDDALLSEFKYELNEAGHRTQVTEKVRQPDGSLSERTVEYEYDELYRLIEAAVLGGETITYRYDEVGNRISAGEISYVYDDNDRLIQEKQGSEVVVEYKYDDNGNLLSRTEGNETVNYIWDDRNRLIAVEENGEIVEFEYDDDNIRVSQTVGGEKTSFLLDKNRPYDQVLAEFVDGEEVASYVYGLDLISQDRNGVDSFYFVDGLGSTRGLTDGSGEVTDAYWYDVYGNLVDRVGSSENDYLFAGEQFDEELGQYYLRQRYYDPTTGRFTRRDTWEGRLEEPITLNKYLYGNGNPVSYTDPSGLMASLLEFSAVEKLQSNLNFINSIRVVKTLIKINNIVDNLILKIKGKELVSQTEKLAEHLARLLRLENVGGIPPDEDPDPGTYNDNHWWGEIKGFAGNANKALKGKKGSTASRKQALREFESRGITEEKLLDIEKRLVEAAQKMQQPKPDFIPPPN, via the coding sequence GTGGAAACCGTTTATGGAGATACCGTAGAGTTAGATATCTTCTTAGACGAGATGGAGTTAGCTGATGGGTATCAACCTCAAGAATATACCTTAGATGCTATAGATTGGACTAAAGTTCTCTATCCCGTAGAAATGCCGTTGCGCGTAGTGGGTTTAGATGCACCGCGCACGAGCACCGAGTACAGTAAAGATGGTCGAGTTTTAGCCGACATTGACGAATTAGGAAACAGGACGCAATACGAATATAATCCACTGGGACAATTAATCAAGGTTACTTATCCCGAAGTTGAGGGAAATTCCAGCAGCGTCAGCTATGAATACGACAGTGCCGGACGGCGAATAAAAGAAACCGATGCCTTGGGGAATACAGTAGAATATAAATACGATAAATTAGGGCGCGCCATTGAAGTTATCTTTGAGGATGAGAGTTCTAATCAGACGACGTTTGACAGTCTCGGCAGGCGCACGCAAAGTATCGACCAAGAAGGGATAATTACCGAGTATGAATACGATAAACTCGGTCGTCTTTCGGCAGTAGTGCAGAAGGTATCCGAGACCGAAATCGGCACGCGCTACGACTATAACGAACTCGGACAACTCGTAGCAGCAACCGATGCTAAAGGTAGAGTCACCCAATACGAGTATGACGATGCCGGACGCAGGGTTGCCGTAGTATTACCTGGAGGAGAGCGCGCCAGTACGACTTATAATGAGTTGGGCAATATTGCTAGTTATACCGACTTTAATGGCGAAACGACTCAGTACGAGTATGACGCAGAGAATCGGTTAGAGAAAAAGGATTTAGAAGATGATATTGATGTCGAATATACTTATACGGAAGAGGGACAAGTTGCGACGATAAAAGATAGTCGAGGAACGACAGAGTTTGAGTATGATGAGTTGGGATATTTGCTCTGGCGCAAAGATCCTGATGGTAAGGTTATTTCTTATGAGTATGACGATATTGGCAATATTATTAAAGTAGAAACGCCTGCGAGTGTTGTCGAATACGAATATGATAGCTGGAATCGCTTGCAGAAGGTTGTTGAGGGAACGGAAGAGACGAGTTATCGCTACGATGAAGTGGGGAATTTAATCGAGACTATCTTCCCGAATGGTACGGTGGAAACGCGCGAGTATGATGAGTTGTATCGCTTAACAAATGTTCGGGTTGTTGATAGTGATGATGCGCTGTTATCCGAGTTCAAGTATGAGTTGAATGAAGCGGGACATCGCACGCAAGTGACGGAGAAAGTGCGGCAACCGGATGGTAGTTTGAGCGAGAGGACTGTGGAGTATGAGTATGATGAACTGTATCGGTTGATTGAAGCGGCAGTATTAGGTGGGGAGACGATTACTTATCGTTATGATGAGGTGGGAAATCGGATTTCTGCTGGAGAGATTAGTTATGTTTATGATGATAATGACCGGTTGATTCAGGAGAAGCAAGGTAGTGAGGTTGTTGTTGAGTATAAGTATGATGATAATGGCAATTTACTTTCTCGCACGGAAGGAAATGAGACGGTTAATTATATTTGGGATGACCGAAATCGGTTGATTGCGGTTGAGGAGAATGGGGAGATTGTTGAGTTTGAGTACGATGATGATAATATTCGCGTTTCTCAGACGGTAGGTGGAGAGAAGACGAGCTTTTTATTGGATAAGAATCGTCCTTACGATCAAGTGTTGGCTGAGTTTGTTGATGGGGAGGAAGTGGCGAGTTATGTCTATGGTTTGGATCTGATTTCTCAGGATAGGAATGGGGTGGATTCGTTCTATTTTGTGGATGGGTTGGGTAGTACGCGAGGGTTGACTGATGGTAGTGGTGAGGTGACGGATGCGTATTGGTATGATGTTTATGGCAATTTGGTGGATAGGGTTGGCAGTAGTGAGAATGATTATCTGTTTGCTGGGGAGCAGTTTGATGAGGAGCTGGGGCAGTATTATTTAAGGCAACGGTATTATGATCCGACGACGGGACGGTTTACTAGACGGGATACTTGGGAGGGACGTTTAGAGGAACCGATTACGCTCAATAAGTATTTGTATGGGAATGGGAATCCAGTTAGTTATACCGATCCTAGTGGGTTAATGGCTTCATTGCTAGAGTTCTCCGCTGTAGAAAAACTACAATCCAATCTGAATTTTATTAATTCAATTAGAGTAGTTAAAACTTTAATTAAGATTAACAATATTGTAGATAATTTAATTCTTAAGATTAAAGGGAAAGAGCTGGTATCACAGACAGAGAAACTGGCCGAACATCTGGCTCGCTTGCTTCGTTTGGAAAACGTAGGAGGAATTCCTCCTGATGAAGACCCCGACCCAGGCACATATAATGACAATCATTGGTGGGGAGAAATTAAAGGTTTTGCTGGTAACGCCAACAAAGCACTTAAAGGAAAAAAAGGCAGCACAGCTTCACGAAAGCAAGCTCTTCGAGAGTTTGAAAGCAGAGGAATAACAGAAGAAAAGTTATTAGATATAGAGAAAAGGTTGGTTGAAGCTGCACAAAAAATGCAACAGCCAAAGCCTGATTTCATTCCGCCGCCAAATTAA